A region from the Nitrospirota bacterium genome encodes:
- a CDS encoding YncE family protein, translating to MKPNRSIHVILLLFFVLASCSGGGGGAAAPVTPPAKKIVPKYAYVANQITNDVSQYNVGTNGTLSSMTTPTIGAGTNPYSVSVDPSGKYAYVVNGGDNNISQYNIGSDGSLTAMSVSTVVSGTTPHFIAIDPTGKYAYASNYGGDDISQYTIVGGSLTSMSNPSVASGSQPFAVTVDPTGKYVYVANYADFNVSQYAITTGGNLSVIGSGTVLAG from the coding sequence ATGAAACCCAATCGTAGTATTCATGTCATTCTTCTTCTATTTTTTGTTCTGGCAAGTTGCAGTGGTGGAGGAGGCGGTGCCGCGGCACCGGTTACACCTCCTGCAAAGAAAATAGTTCCCAAATATGCCTATGTCGCGAATCAAATTACAAACGACGTTTCGCAATATAACGTTGGAACCAATGGAACTCTTAGTAGCATGACCACACCAACAATAGGGGCCGGAACGAATCCCTATTCCGTGTCAGTTGATCCTTCAGGCAAATATGCCTATGTAGTCAATGGTGGGGATAACAATATTTCTCAATACAACATTGGCAGCGATGGAAGTCTTACCGCCATGTCCGTTTCCACGGTAGTGTCTGGAACAACACCCCACTTCATTGCTATCGACCCTACCGGAAAATATGCTTACGCCTCAAATTATGGAGGAGACGACATTTCGCAATATACGATTGTGGGAGGGAGCCTAACTTCCATGAGCAACCCATCAGTGGCCTCAGGTTCTCAACCGTTTGCCGTTACAGTGGATCCGACCGGGAAATACGTCTACGTAGCAAACTACGCGGATTTCAATGTTTCGCAATATGCGATTACAACAGGAGGTAATCTTTCAGTAATTGGAAGCGGCACAGTTCTTGCTGGAT